From a region of the Bradyrhizobium guangdongense genome:
- a CDS encoding acetyl-CoA carboxylase biotin carboxyl carrier protein, giving the protein MSIESWELAELIAQMKRAGVKELEAQRGESSIRLSLGRHNRKMVGTRALELAGVERTDAATFVRAPAVGRFSNRHPLGEATTVGDHVQEGDLLGVIAIGPIFRPVIAPVAGRVIEQVCRSESDVEYGTTLYRIMASG; this is encoded by the coding sequence ATGAGCATCGAGTCTTGGGAATTAGCGGAGTTGATCGCCCAAATGAAACGGGCAGGCGTGAAAGAGTTGGAGGCGCAACGCGGAGAGAGTTCGATCCGCCTCTCTCTGGGCCGGCACAACCGCAAAATGGTGGGGACGAGAGCGCTAGAGCTGGCTGGCGTCGAGCGGACCGACGCAGCCACGTTCGTTCGGGCTCCTGCTGTGGGTAGGTTCTCGAATAGACACCCGTTGGGAGAGGCGACGACCGTAGGAGATCACGTTCAAGAAGGTGACTTGCTCGGGGTGATCGCTATCGGACCAATCTTCAGGCCGGTGATCGCGCCCGTCGCCGGTCGTGTGATCGAGCAGGTCTGCCGCAGTGAGAGCGACGTCGAATACGGAACGACGCTATACCGCATAATGGCATCGGGCTGA
- a CDS encoding biotin-dependent carboxyltransferase family protein encodes MIEVVQTPPLNSVQDDGRVGFRGFGIGRSGAMDHVALAAANALLGNEENAAAIELQLYPFAVKFHSDTLFVLTGATARAKLDGVAVLPWWVTPARGGQKLVVSEPVDGLRTYLAIAGGVEVPVILGSRSTQLRDGFGGFEGRSLKAGDQLEVGHAAPVTLRDLGGYGASPALSELPSATWAGSSPGGVILRVITASEYDLFDESSKTAFWTTPWTISTKSSRMGYHLTGATLCRTHDVEMRSHPIVPGVIQVPPSGDPVIQLADGNSAGGYPKIGVVIEPDLWRIGQARPGQCLHFVRCSFAEARDVERVTRSYIEEIRRLAKFCRCSPRAKLP; translated from the coding sequence ATGATTGAGGTTGTTCAGACTCCGCCGCTCAACTCCGTGCAGGATGACGGCCGTGTCGGCTTTCGAGGATTTGGGATTGGACGATCCGGGGCGATGGATCACGTGGCCTTGGCGGCGGCCAATGCGCTTTTGGGAAACGAGGAGAACGCGGCCGCCATCGAACTGCAATTGTATCCGTTCGCGGTGAAGTTTCATTCTGACACTCTTTTTGTGCTTACAGGCGCGACAGCTCGTGCAAAGCTCGATGGCGTGGCGGTACTTCCTTGGTGGGTGACGCCGGCTCGCGGCGGCCAAAAGCTTGTGGTGTCCGAGCCGGTGGACGGTTTGCGGACGTATTTGGCGATCGCCGGTGGCGTCGAAGTTCCCGTAATACTCGGATCTCGCAGTACGCAGCTGCGCGATGGCTTCGGCGGCTTTGAAGGGCGCTCGCTTAAGGCCGGAGACCAATTGGAGGTAGGGCACGCCGCTCCGGTCACTCTGCGGGATTTAGGAGGATATGGCGCCAGTCCAGCCTTGTCTGAGCTGCCGTCGGCGACGTGGGCGGGCAGCAGCCCGGGGGGAGTCATCCTCCGCGTCATTACGGCATCGGAGTACGACCTGTTCGACGAATCCTCCAAAACCGCCTTTTGGACCACACCTTGGACGATTTCCACGAAAAGCAGCCGGATGGGCTATCATCTTACGGGCGCGACACTGTGCCGGACGCATGACGTGGAAATGAGGTCGCACCCGATCGTACCTGGCGTCATTCAGGTGCCGCCTTCCGGTGATCCGGTGATACAACTGGCGGACGGTAACTCTGCGGGCGGTTACCCGAAGATTGGTGTCGTCATCGAGCCCGATCTTTGGCGGATTGGGCAAGCAAGGCCAGGCCAGTGTCTTCACTTCGTTCGGTGCAGCTTCGCCGAAGCTCGCGATGTCGAGAGGGTGACGCGCAGCTACATCGAGGAGATCCGACGGTTGGCAAAGTTTTGTAGGTGTTCCCCGCGAGCGAAGCTCCCATGA
- a CDS encoding 5-oxoprolinase subunit B family protein, producing MKPSRPIEFANPQVSLCGSAALLFDAEGPMCLPTQERIWTLSKQVGQWDVVVDTQVGMNNLLVLFDSSKADPEALASRLLESWRKVEPGGPQGKLLEVGVVYGGDRGMDLGELAAHHGIDPETVVKLHSTPEYVVFAPSTTPGFGYLFGLDPRLFTPRRKVPVVRPFGGNVTIGGGQSNLGNPRGAGGPPTFPTGWYVIGHVPEAPVPFDLSRNPPNLLDVGDRIRFRVERIER from the coding sequence ATGAAGCCTTCCAGGCCGATAGAGTTTGCAAACCCGCAGGTGAGCTTGTGCGGAAGTGCGGCGCTCTTGTTCGATGCGGAGGGGCCGATGTGTCTACCCACACAGGAGCGTATCTGGACTCTTAGCAAGCAGGTCGGTCAATGGGACGTGGTTGTCGATACTCAAGTCGGTATGAATAATCTTCTCGTCCTGTTCGACTCTTCGAAGGCCGATCCGGAAGCACTTGCATCGAGACTTCTGGAGAGCTGGAGGAAAGTTGAACCGGGCGGTCCACAAGGGAAGCTTCTTGAGGTTGGTGTCGTTTATGGAGGCGATCGCGGCATGGACCTTGGTGAACTGGCTGCTCATCACGGTATCGATCCGGAGACCGTCGTAAAGCTGCATTCCACTCCGGAATATGTCGTGTTCGCGCCCTCCACGACGCCGGGATTCGGCTATCTCTTCGGTTTAGACCCACGTCTCTTCACACCTCGAAGAAAGGTGCCCGTGGTGCGTCCGTTTGGGGGAAATGTGACGATCGGGGGCGGGCAATCAAATCTTGGAAATCCTCGCGGCGCCGGTGGGCCACCGACGTTTCCGACCGGCTGGTACGTCATCGGGCACGTACCGGAGGCGCCGGTGCCGTTTGATCTAAGTCGCAATCCGCCAAATCTTCTCGATGTCGGTGATCGAATTCGCTTCCGCGTGGAGCGCATAGAGAGATGA
- a CDS encoding acetyl-CoA carboxylase biotin carboxyl carrier protein, with protein MKSEDFKMISKLIGLMHGSGVEELEASDGDLRVKITMFAAAQGRQEMHGAAPSDPPVDATVSNEAVDETTSFVCASMQGIFHRAPAPGAEPFVVVGSRISTGQQVGIIEAMKLFTPLLAPTAGVIEQILVENGVEVQAERPLFKVKCNSNTSSDGEAT; from the coding sequence ATGAAAAGCGAAGACTTCAAGATGATCTCAAAGCTCATTGGCTTGATGCATGGATCAGGGGTCGAGGAGCTGGAAGCATCCGACGGAGACTTGCGCGTAAAGATCACGATGTTTGCGGCCGCACAGGGTAGGCAGGAAATGCATGGGGCGGCGCCTTCCGATCCGCCAGTTGATGCGACCGTGTCGAACGAAGCCGTCGACGAAACGACGTCGTTCGTCTGCGCTTCAATGCAGGGCATTTTCCATCGCGCGCCCGCGCCGGGTGCCGAACCTTTCGTAGTAGTTGGAAGCCGGATCTCCACAGGTCAGCAGGTCGGCATCATCGAAGCGATGAAGCTCTTCACTCCACTGCTCGCTCCGACAGCCGGTGTAATCGAGCAAATATTGGTGGAAAACGGAGTGGAAGTGCAGGCCGAACGGCCATTGTTCAAGGTGAAGTGCAATAGCAATACCAGTAGCGATGGCGAAGCGACATGA
- a CDS encoding ABC transporter permease, with product MKVACRIVAVLVLAFLLAPIVVVVLSSFFESGFIEVPLSQPSLKWYSQFFSSDEWILTAADSVVIAFVVAVASTALALTTALVTARRHFWGRASFEFMILVPLVLPHAAMGVVMLTVIGSLGWNGTYSGIVLAHTILALPFAYRPILNNMRSLEKDVEEAAMNLGATPVVMFFKVILPLMRPGIVTALIFSFIISFDESTVTLFLIGPDATTLPVKIFAAIQEDASPIISAISTMLIGATVFVLIAVQRLVGLEAFAEAEGGPGRR from the coding sequence ATGAAAGTCGCTTGCCGCATAGTCGCCGTCCTAGTGCTCGCCTTTTTGCTCGCACCGATTGTGGTCGTGGTGCTGTCCTCATTCTTCGAGTCGGGATTCATCGAAGTTCCGCTCAGCCAGCCTTCACTGAAGTGGTACAGTCAATTCTTCAGTAGCGACGAGTGGATTTTAACGGCGGCCGACAGCGTCGTCATTGCTTTTGTTGTCGCGGTGGCGAGCACTGCCCTAGCGCTGACAACCGCATTGGTGACCGCGCGCCGCCATTTTTGGGGCCGCGCATCATTCGAGTTCATGATTTTGGTGCCGCTGGTATTGCCGCACGCCGCAATGGGTGTCGTGATGCTGACCGTGATCGGATCGCTCGGCTGGAATGGAACGTATAGCGGCATTGTGCTGGCCCATACAATCCTAGCGTTACCCTTCGCTTATCGACCGATCCTGAACAACATGCGGAGCCTTGAGAAGGATGTCGAGGAGGCGGCGATGAATCTGGGCGCGACGCCCGTCGTGATGTTCTTCAAGGTTATTCTTCCACTGATGCGGCCGGGCATTGTCACGGCACTCATCTTCAGTTTTATCATTTCGTTCGACGAGTCGACCGTGACGCTCTTCCTAATCGGACCCGACGCCACAACTCTGCCAGTCAAGATTTTTGCCGCGATACAGGAGGACGCAAGTCCGATTATATCGGCAATTTCGACGATGTTGATCGGAGCAACCGTCTTTGTACTGATCGCTGTGCAGAGGTTGGTTGGCTTGGAGGCGTTTGCTGAGGCCGAGGGAGGGCCAGGCCGGCGATAG
- a CDS encoding ABC transporter permease — protein MTDVGTERTTRRHSGSGMLFKARPVKVDSQFLLLVPTSVPLMLLAIGVISLVVGSFTSNNELSFAQYQAVLARKDYIETLYRTIWLAGLTTSISLLISYPTAYWIARYPGRRDIFLIILMMPWLVSVVVRTYGWIVILGKKGVISQALMSSGLIAGPLEILFSPTAIVIGLVHVFSPFMILAIVTVLIRLDKSLEEAAASLGAGPFETFRRVLLPLSFPGIVTGSIIVFLMSMGSVVTPLLLGSMRDKMLGAQIYQDVFQLFNFPKAAALAMILCVAALAVVLPLQLLEARAKKSAAS, from the coding sequence ATGACGGATGTCGGAACTGAGAGGACGACCCGGCGGCACAGCGGCAGCGGAATGTTGTTCAAGGCGCGGCCGGTAAAAGTCGACTCCCAATTTCTTCTTCTCGTTCCAACTAGCGTACCGTTGATGCTTCTGGCGATCGGTGTCATCTCACTCGTGGTCGGCTCGTTCACGTCGAACAACGAATTGAGCTTCGCGCAATACCAGGCAGTCTTGGCGCGTAAAGATTACATTGAGACTCTTTATCGAACGATTTGGTTGGCCGGTCTCACGACCTCGATTTCGCTCCTGATAAGCTATCCCACTGCCTACTGGATCGCGCGATATCCGGGAAGGCGCGACATCTTTCTCATCATTCTGATGATGCCCTGGTTGGTAAGCGTCGTCGTGCGAACGTACGGCTGGATAGTGATCCTGGGCAAGAAAGGGGTCATTAGCCAGGCGTTGATGTCATCAGGCCTGATCGCGGGTCCATTAGAAATCCTGTTCAGTCCGACCGCCATCGTGATCGGGCTGGTTCATGTATTCTCACCCTTCATGATCCTTGCGATAGTGACAGTTCTGATCCGGCTGGACAAATCACTGGAGGAGGCGGCAGCCAGTCTCGGCGCGGGACCGTTTGAAACGTTCCGCAGGGTACTGTTGCCGTTGAGCTTTCCTGGGATCGTGACGGGCAGCATCATCGTGTTTCTGATGTCAATGGGATCGGTGGTCACTCCTCTGTTGCTCGGCAGCATGCGTGACAAGATGCTTGGTGCGCAAATTTATCAAGATGTCTTTCAACTCTTCAATTTTCCGAAGGCCGCGGCGCTAGCGATGATTCTTTGCGTCGCTGCCCTGGCGGTCGTGCTGCCTCTGCAGCTACTCGAGGCTCGTGCGAAGAAAAGTGCGGCCTCTTAG
- a CDS encoding extracellular solute-binding protein, translating into MKHAAGLLMALSLFSLSTTVACAADGEVVMGTWGGGNSEMWREKVGKPFSASSGIVVKIRDWSDPEPTLRAQARKPQFNVALGTCYNAANLQKDGLLESFKKEDFPELANFEKSSYLIDQNGEVYAFGIYFQYYGAAFNSDQAKASDFESWRALADPKFKDKVAIARPIYAAPNDLVLFAKVGGGDENNIQPGIPLLTSIARNALTVTNSTAQMNALLSRGEVTAGAYYSSRVWTMRASGVKNVDITIPSEGGLLLSYFLIVPKGAKNLDAVKAWINYALRPAPELAMLDASGFLPLNQTAALSQEQLKEVGSPQSLRSKLYQPDCSVLAANQEKRVNLVEQIYSQVK; encoded by the coding sequence GTGAAGCACGCTGCCGGTCTATTGATGGCCCTGAGCTTGTTCAGCCTTTCGACGACGGTTGCGTGCGCCGCCGACGGAGAAGTTGTCATGGGCACCTGGGGAGGAGGCAACAGCGAGATGTGGCGAGAGAAAGTCGGCAAGCCGTTCTCCGCGTCGTCCGGTATCGTGGTCAAGATCCGCGACTGGTCGGATCCGGAGCCGACGTTAAGAGCCCAAGCGAGAAAACCTCAGTTCAACGTCGCACTGGGCACCTGCTACAACGCCGCAAATCTCCAAAAGGATGGATTGCTGGAAAGCTTTAAGAAGGAAGACTTCCCCGAACTGGCTAATTTCGAGAAGTCGTCCTATCTGATAGACCAGAACGGCGAAGTTTACGCTTTCGGCATCTACTTTCAGTATTACGGGGCCGCATTCAACAGCGATCAGGCAAAAGCGTCAGACTTCGAGTCCTGGCGGGCATTGGCCGACCCGAAATTCAAGGATAAAGTCGCTATCGCCCGGCCGATCTATGCTGCTCCCAATGATTTGGTTCTCTTTGCGAAAGTCGGAGGGGGCGACGAAAACAACATTCAGCCCGGCATTCCTCTGCTTACGTCGATCGCGCGTAATGCTCTGACTGTCACGAACTCCACTGCTCAGATGAATGCCCTGCTGTCGCGCGGAGAGGTCACGGCGGGAGCCTACTATTCGAGCCGCGTCTGGACCATGCGGGCTTCCGGTGTAAAGAACGTCGATATCACAATACCCTCCGAAGGAGGATTGCTGCTGTCATATTTCTTGATCGTGCCGAAAGGCGCGAAGAATCTGGACGCCGTGAAAGCCTGGATAAACTATGCTTTAAGGCCAGCACCAGAATTGGCCATGCTTGATGCGTCTGGCTTCCTACCGCTCAATCAAACTGCCGCGCTTAGCCAGGAACAGCTCAAGGAGGTTGGTTCGCCGCAATCGTTGCGTTCGAAACTTTACCAGCCAGACTGTTCGGTGCTTGCCGCGAACCAGGAGAAGCGGGTCAATTTGGTCGAACAAATCTACTCTCAGGTCAAGTAA
- a CDS encoding ABC transporter ATP-binding protein, whose translation MPNRAVRIVEPPACSIDSDADRVAALEIIEVSKRFGDNSIVDNLSLTVKQGEFLTFLGPSGCGKSTTLRMIAGFEQPDAGSIKIGGHVMTGVAPYRRPVGLVFQGLALFPHLTVEENIAFGLAVKKVKRDEIVARVREALALVDLSELGRRRIQQISGGQRQRVALARALVTGPSVLLLDEPFGALDFKLRRQMQIELKRIQHQVGTTFVFVTHDQEEAMILSDRIAVFNHGKLEQLGSAREVYENPKNAFVGGFLGDINIFVGHVQSLEKNGASLHLSEVSADALIVATPEMKIGAEVAISIRPENVRVGREVWGNSCLMVGQIVANIYMGATVRQSVVVDDKVVVVDTTARHVQQQGLLPGTQVKLAWDLEDAIVFANKEVRK comes from the coding sequence ATGCCTAACCGCGCCGTCAGGATCGTCGAACCGCCAGCATGCTCGATCGATTCCGACGCGGATAGAGTGGCCGCGCTCGAAATCATCGAAGTGTCGAAACGATTTGGAGATAACTCGATCGTCGACAACTTGTCATTGACGGTCAAGCAGGGCGAATTTTTGACATTTTTGGGACCGTCAGGCTGCGGTAAATCAACGACCTTGCGCATGATCGCGGGGTTCGAGCAGCCGGACGCGGGATCAATCAAGATCGGCGGCCATGTGATGACGGGCGTTGCGCCTTATCGGCGTCCCGTCGGCTTGGTCTTCCAAGGTTTGGCGCTATTTCCGCACCTTACTGTCGAGGAGAACATCGCCTTCGGGCTGGCGGTGAAAAAGGTCAAACGCGACGAAATCGTAGCAAGAGTACGCGAGGCGCTCGCGTTGGTGGATCTGAGCGAGCTCGGACGACGTCGGATACAACAGATATCGGGCGGTCAACGTCAACGCGTGGCCCTGGCGCGCGCGCTGGTCACTGGCCCGTCCGTTCTCCTGCTGGATGAGCCCTTCGGTGCACTGGACTTCAAGCTGCGCCGCCAGATGCAGATCGAATTGAAGCGTATCCAGCACCAAGTCGGCACAACATTCGTATTCGTGACTCATGATCAGGAAGAGGCGATGATCCTGTCGGATCGGATAGCCGTTTTCAATCATGGAAAGCTCGAACAATTGGGCAGCGCGCGTGAGGTCTACGAGAACCCGAAGAATGCATTCGTCGGAGGCTTCCTCGGGGATATCAACATCTTCGTCGGCCACGTGCAGTCTCTCGAGAAAAACGGTGCGAGTCTGCACCTGAGCGAGGTCTCGGCCGACGCTCTGATAGTGGCAACTCCAGAGATGAAAATCGGCGCAGAAGTCGCGATATCGATTCGTCCCGAGAACGTACGTGTGGGACGCGAAGTGTGGGGTAACAGTTGTCTTATGGTCGGCCAGATCGTGGCGAACATCTATATGGGCGCGACCGTCCGTCAAAGCGTTGTGGTCGACGACAAGGTCGTGGTGGTGGATACGACGGCCCGGCATGTGCAGCAGCAAGGCCTGCTTCCGGGAACTCAGGTCAAGTTGGCATGGGATTTGGAGGACGCCATCGTTTTCGCGAACAAGGAGGTGCGGAAGTGA
- a CDS encoding maleate cis-trans isomerase family protein: MAAIRRIGILAPPINVAMETELPSYVPPNVKLNHNRLTKPGTAIAKEAQLAMANSLDRAASDLAQANPEVIVYGCTSASFLEGLGNEAKLADRITMLTGIPAVTTSTAVIEALKAVRATRVFMLTPYPDLINKEEALFLQHYGFGVEAVDSFFCADGRQILTISSADVASKVLSSREVISRCDAVFVSCTNLLVMDQIDRLERELNLPVVTSNQASLWAALRRMKIDVTSTGVGRLFKERRPQEAPVFELSNA; the protein is encoded by the coding sequence ATGGCCGCCATTCGACGGATAGGTATCCTCGCGCCGCCGATAAATGTGGCTATGGAAACCGAGCTACCGTCCTACGTTCCTCCCAATGTCAAGCTCAATCACAACAGGCTCACCAAACCCGGCACCGCTATAGCGAAGGAAGCGCAGCTCGCTATGGCCAACTCGTTGGATCGAGCGGCCTCGGATCTCGCACAGGCGAATCCGGAGGTGATAGTTTACGGATGTACGAGTGCCAGCTTCCTAGAGGGGCTAGGCAACGAAGCCAAGCTAGCCGACCGCATCACGATGTTGACCGGAATTCCCGCTGTCACCACTTCAACAGCCGTCATCGAAGCCTTGAAGGCCGTTCGGGCGACCAGAGTATTCATGCTCACTCCCTATCCGGATCTAATCAACAAGGAAGAGGCCCTCTTTCTGCAGCACTATGGCTTCGGCGTGGAGGCCGTCGATTCCTTCTTTTGCGCAGATGGACGACAGATCCTGACCATCTCGTCGGCGGACGTTGCCTCCAAGGTGCTCTCAAGCCGTGAGGTCATTTCAAGGTGTGACGCCGTGTTTGTCAGTTGCACCAATTTGCTGGTGATGGATCAAATCGACCGATTGGAAAGGGAATTGAACCTGCCGGTTGTCACCTCGAACCAAGCCTCTCTTTGGGCGGCACTCCGAAGGATGAAGATCGATGTCACCTCAACGGGGGTAGGCCGCCTGTTCAAGGAGCGGCGGCCACAAGAAGCACCGGTATTCGAGTTGAGCAATGCCTAA
- a CDS encoding pyridoxal phosphate-dependent aminotransferase — protein MTVFDAASASNRSEFAARVNRIQPSQSGAAAQRVRELQAQGRTILNLTQGEPDFDTPDNVVQAALAAMKRGETKYTNTDGTAVLKETIAKKFARENGLSYKVSQISVANGAKQILFNALAATLDHGDEVIIPAPYWVSYPEMVSFFGGVPKIVACPAARNFKLDPIDLERAITSRTRWLLLNSPSNPTGAVYTRRELEPIIDVLRRNPHVWLLSDDIYEHLVYDGLEYCTPAAIDQSVAERTLVVNGVSKAYCMTGWRIGYAAGPAKLISQMAKLQSQATANPSSISQAAAVEALNGPQEGLRERAEKYQRRRNLVLEGLASVPGLACDKPSGAFYVFPSCRDLIGKRTPDGTVLADDKDFCKYLLDAEGVAVVHGAAYGLSPHFRISYATADETLKEACVRIARACSRLS, from the coding sequence ATGACAGTCTTCGACGCCGCGTCTGCGTCCAACCGCTCCGAGTTTGCCGCACGCGTGAATCGAATTCAACCGTCGCAGAGTGGTGCTGCGGCCCAGCGAGTGCGGGAATTGCAGGCTCAGGGGCGAACAATTCTCAATCTGACCCAGGGTGAACCCGACTTCGACACACCCGATAATGTCGTGCAGGCTGCGCTCGCCGCCATGAAGAGGGGCGAGACGAAGTATACCAACACGGATGGTACGGCAGTCCTGAAAGAGACAATTGCGAAGAAATTCGCGCGTGAGAACGGCCTCTCCTACAAGGTCAGTCAAATTTCGGTCGCCAACGGCGCCAAACAAATCTTATTCAATGCGTTGGCGGCGACGTTGGATCACGGAGACGAGGTCATCATCCCGGCTCCGTACTGGGTGTCGTACCCGGAAATGGTGTCGTTCTTCGGTGGGGTACCCAAAATCGTCGCTTGCCCGGCGGCGAGGAACTTCAAGCTCGATCCGATCGATTTGGAACGTGCGATCACGTCGAGGACTCGGTGGCTCCTCTTGAACTCGCCTTCTAATCCCACGGGGGCCGTATACACGCGCAGGGAGCTGGAGCCAATCATCGATGTATTGCGAAGAAATCCGCACGTCTGGCTCCTTAGCGACGACATATACGAGCATCTTGTCTATGACGGGCTCGAATATTGTACGCCGGCGGCGATCGATCAGTCCGTCGCGGAGCGAACCCTGGTCGTCAATGGCGTCTCGAAGGCCTATTGTATGACGGGTTGGCGCATCGGTTATGCCGCGGGTCCGGCGAAGTTGATATCCCAAATGGCGAAATTGCAATCTCAGGCCACGGCCAATCCATCGTCCATCAGCCAAGCTGCGGCCGTCGAGGCTTTGAACGGGCCGCAAGAGGGGCTTCGAGAGCGAGCAGAGAAATATCAACGACGGCGCAATCTGGTTCTGGAAGGACTCGCGTCCGTGCCCGGGTTGGCTTGCGACAAGCCGTCCGGCGCCTTTTACGTCTTCCCCTCCTGCCGCGACCTGATCGGAAAGCGGACCCCGGACGGAACCGTCCTTGCCGATGACAAGGACTTTTGCAAGTATCTCCTCGATGCCGAAGGGGTGGCGGTGGTGCACGGAGCGGCCTATGGCTTATCGCCCCACTTCAGAATCTCATATGCTACTGCGGACGAAACCTTAAAGGAGGCCTGTGTCCGCATAGCCCGGGCATGCAGTCGACTGAGTTGA
- a CDS encoding urea carboxylase-associated family protein: MTSRSISMPEPENAQTRRSARKETVYAVGQIPALDMEFYQNVGSGAEKVSELTIPARDGGAFEVPAGHLFRIVSVEGSQVGDFNLWNSDNLSEHFYSGKTRAIHATHISTGDRLWSSMPYLRPMATITYDSLGWYGWDSDGCGIHDVIGTRCDPYTRRMITGEDYDHCCHSNLVRALSAFRKISAKEAEGYVHDVMNVFMCTGFDVESHEYIKKASPVRPGDFIEFFAEINLLGALSACPGGDCGPRVPGQTPKCYPLKVEILRPAKGALNGWKSPEPSPYKGKHGMS, translated from the coding sequence ATGACTTCCAGATCCATTTCGATGCCCGAGCCGGAGAATGCTCAGACTCGCCGGTCGGCGCGCAAAGAAACGGTCTACGCCGTCGGACAAATTCCGGCGCTCGATATGGAATTCTACCAGAACGTTGGGTCCGGTGCTGAGAAAGTGTCGGAGTTGACGATCCCTGCTCGGGATGGCGGCGCGTTCGAAGTGCCTGCCGGGCACCTCTTTCGGATCGTGAGCGTGGAGGGATCGCAGGTTGGTGATTTTAATCTTTGGAATAGCGACAATCTTTCTGAACACTTCTACAGCGGTAAGACGCGGGCGATTCATGCGACGCACATTTCTACTGGTGATCGCCTGTGGAGCAGCATGCCATACCTGAGGCCGATGGCGACTATCACTTACGACAGTCTGGGATGGTATGGGTGGGATTCCGATGGTTGTGGAATTCACGATGTGATCGGAACACGCTGCGACCCTTACACGAGAAGAATGATAACCGGTGAAGATTACGATCACTGTTGCCATTCCAATCTCGTTCGAGCCCTATCTGCCTTCAGAAAGATTTCGGCGAAGGAAGCCGAGGGCTACGTGCACGACGTCATGAACGTCTTTATGTGCACAGGCTTCGATGTCGAAAGTCACGAGTATATCAAAAAGGCAAGCCCGGTTCGTCCAGGCGACTTCATCGAATTCTTCGCGGAGATCAATCTCCTTGGTGCGCTATCCGCCTGTCCCGGCGGCGACTGTGGGCCGCGGGTCCCAGGGCAGACCCCCAAGTGCTATCCCCTGAAGGTGGAAATCCTTCGTCCCGCGAAGGGCGCGCTGAATGGTTGGAAGTCGCCTGAACCCTCGCCCTACAAAGGCAAGCACGGGATGAGCTGA
- the ehuA gene encoding ectoine/hydroxyectoine ABC transporter ATP-binding protein EhuA yields MAVMSAGPFSVQLRNVTKRFGASTVLNDLNLEVGQGEKLVVIGPSGSGKSTLLRVLMTLEGIDRGSVSICGRELWSCDSTGAARQASARQTRTIRSDVGMVFQSFNLFPHLTALENVTEGPIRVLKMPKEKAVSLGKELLRRVGLEDRCDYYPARMSGGQQQRVAIARAMAMRPKILLFDEVTSALDPELVGEVLAVIRELTHQKELTVIMVTHQMSFAREIADRVCFFDHGRIVEEGEPYQFFSQPKSARTQAFLKSVLDA; encoded by the coding sequence ATGGCGGTAATGTCGGCCGGACCGTTCTCAGTACAGCTAAGGAACGTTACAAAACGTTTTGGGGCGTCCACGGTCCTAAATGACCTAAATCTCGAAGTCGGACAGGGTGAAAAGCTTGTGGTCATCGGTCCGAGTGGATCGGGAAAATCAACTCTCCTCAGGGTTCTCATGACATTGGAGGGAATCGACAGAGGCAGTGTCTCTATCTGCGGCCGTGAGTTGTGGTCGTGCGATTCGACCGGCGCAGCACGCCAAGCATCGGCCCGGCAAACACGTACGATTCGGAGCGATGTCGGCATGGTCTTTCAGAGCTTTAATCTTTTTCCTCACCTTACGGCGCTTGAAAACGTGACCGAGGGACCGATTCGCGTCCTCAAGATGCCGAAGGAGAAAGCCGTGAGCCTCGGAAAGGAGCTGCTTCGAAGGGTGGGACTGGAAGATCGGTGCGACTACTACCCTGCGAGGATGTCAGGCGGTCAGCAACAAAGGGTTGCGATCGCGAGAGCAATGGCGATGAGACCGAAAATACTCCTATTCGACGAGGTGACCTCGGCGCTCGATCCTGAACTCGTTGGCGAGGTGCTAGCGGTCATTCGGGAGCTGACTCACCAAAAGGAACTGACGGTTATCATGGTAACGCATCAGATGTCCTTCGCGCGAGAGATCGCCGACAGGGTTTGCTTCTTCGATCACGGCCGAATTGTCGAGGAAGGAGAGCCGTACCAGTTCTTTTCTCAACCGAAAAGCGCGAGAACCCAGGCGTTTCTAAAGTCGGTCCTGGACGCCTGA